The DNA segment GACCTACTGCGCAGGCGCCGTGTGGATTTCGGGGATGGGTCTATCGATGGAATCAAGATGGCGTCTCTGGCAAAAGCGCCAATATATGTACTGAAGTAGATGTTCCAAACTGACCGCGTTGGCGGCTTTTCTCAAGCCCCTCGGCGGGGTCCGTGAAAACATGCAGACCGGGAGCATGCTTTGGAAGAGGAATTGACCGGGTTCGATACCGCTACAAAGTCAGCGAGATGTGCGAGAGCTATGCCCGCTCGCTGCTGCGTGTGTCGGTGGCGCAGATCTGCCAGGCTCTGGGCTGGGATGCCGTTCAGCTCACTGCGTGCGATCTGCTGTCCGATGTGCTGCATCGGTATATCCAGCAGTTAGCCAGGGTCTGCCATCGCTACTCCGAGCTCTGTAAGTGCCGCATTTGTCGCCTCCATTACTTTTTAACCTGAAGTGGTCGATCACGTTGTTGTTGACTGGGCTCTGGAGCTGGCGCCCCCTAGCAACGGTTGATGTGTCAAAAAGTACAGTAGCTACATAGCTGAGATGCtactctgtttatttttgtgaccGTGATGCTCTCCTGCTGTGGTGAACACACGGCGAGTGGCTCACGTCACATGCTTTAGTAACCAGCCTGCTGTGCTATCTGTAGTTGAGTCACTATCGGTGTGAAACCTGTTGAGCTCTACTTCTTGCTGTAGCTCGAATGTCAACATCAGCCAGAGCtcctccttgtgtgtgtgtgtgtgtgtgtgtgtgtgaagtcaaACCTCTGTCCCAGGTTATCAGTGCAGTTAAGGGATCTGAGCTTTAACGGCTTGTTCTGATGCTGCATTTCAGATGGAAGAACGGATCCGGTCCTGGATGATGTGAGCCAGGCCTTCAGGCTGCTGGGCGTGAGTCTGAGTGAACTGGAGGACTATGTCCACAACCTGGAGCCCGTGGCCTTCACCCATCAAACGCCACTCTTTCCTGTTAGCAAAAATAACGTCCTCCAGTTTCCCCAGCCCGGAGCCCGAGATGCGGAGGAAAGGAAGGACTACATTCCAGATCACATGCCCCCCCTGGTCTCCTTACAAGAAGGTGCGTACACAAATGGTTTACCAGTGTATGCctattgcgtgtgtgtgtttttcacaggTTGAAAGTTTCTTTGTGGTGTTTATACACTATACAGAATACAAATTTACATTCAGTTTGCCAGTATTTGGTACATCTAGCTAATACTAATGTCGTCCTGCAATTTATCGTACATCCATGATGGTGAAAgtattctttaaaatattttgtggttTATTAGTTAAGTTGAATCAAGACCTCTTTAAACTTTATAACTTCCAACTCCTATTAAACCACTTTCAAACATGCAATGTACTCTGGATATTGTAGCTGcttacagacatgcactgaactccgcataatctcctgaaattatcatCAAATCAGTTGCTGCCGACATTCTCTAgggtttctcctgccagcccccttgtaaaaactTCAGATAATGTCTGAGTAaacccatgtgagaatataGCAGGAGATTTTTTGCTGAGGATTCACTGGgagcaagtgggtgtgttgatgacgtttctcaCATGCGAaagacgcaaaactgaaaaagaggagccataaacgtagaagacgcagacaaagATATCAACTTGGAAAGGCGACGAGATtcactggtgttgatgtgctgtaaacaaaaacgtgatCTCCCAACGTACATCatacattatgtcctgcctTCTGGAGGCTGCACCAGCCCTCGCTTGAGCGCTACAGAGATTTTGTTGTGAACTcgtctgaccagagaatctcctgcttcGTTCTCCAGAGTTCAATGTCTGAAACCTGTTTAGACTGTGTTAGTTCCAGCTAGGCACCTAATAACCGGGCAGCTGTGCATGTATAACTTTATCTTGgggtgggttagggttaatcaGTATGGCTGAACCACAAAAATAgcatgtaaatatgtaaaaaaaatagtaggtcctgtgtttgtgagaaaTCTGGTAGATTAATTGAAAATAATGCCTCACAAATTTGTGTCCCTTTACTCtccagaagaggaagaggaggaggtccTTGCTGACATGGGCACCTCAGCCGAAGCTATGCAGGTGGcactggaggaggatgaggatgaaatCGAAGAAGATGAGACCGTCAATGATGAGAACTACCCTCTGAAGAGGCACCTGGACAGCCCCGATGCTGCTGTTGGCATGATGCCTACTTCCAAGAGACCACGGATGTACCCTGGCCTCAGCCCAGAATGGGGGGTTGAGCCCCGGGAGCCCCTGACGTCTCTCAATCCACAACGTGTTCCCCCAGGCATCCTGCCTTCCCATGATAGCCTTGATCCCCTGTCACCTGAAACACCCTCTGGAGCCTTGCCCCCCTTCAGACCTCAGCCGGTAGTACCAAAACACTCTGATCAAAAAGGCCTCACCACTCCAGGGAGAAAGCCTAAGGTCTCATCCCCTGGCAGACAACGGACTAAGTCCCCTAAAGGGGGGATTCCTGTTTCGGTGGGTGGTAGTCCCATCCACTCTCCAAAAGCGTCTAAGGAAAGGAAGAAATCCCCGGGCAGGACGAAGAGTCCTAAAAGCCCCAAGAGCCCAAAAATGAGTTCGGTCAAAGCATCTCAACCCCCAAGCAAGACAGACGTTGTGCATAAATTACCGCTGTCTGCGCTGAGTGAGAGGATGGGTAAGGAGAACATCCATATGCGTCAGAACATAGAGGACCGGGAGTTAGCCGAGGGCCCCTTTAAGAAACTAGAGCCTGATAATACAGCTATCGATGACTCAATCGATGCTGTGATTGCCAGAGCGTGTGCCGAGCGGGAGCCCGATCCTTTTGCCTTCTCATCTGGTTCTGACTCAGACAGCAATGGATTCTCCAGCCCCAGGAGACTGACCATTATGGAGCCATCGACACCTAAAGTCCTGATGGGGGCCAGCAATGCTATAACAGACACGTCAACACCACTTCACCTACAGACACACCCAGGCCTAGGAAACTGGACAATGGATGATTCAATCAATGAGGTGATCCGAAAGGTCAACCAGGGGGGTCCGTCTGCACAGCCGCCAAACCAAGGAGTGTATGTGTCGTCGGGGTCGGCCTCGCCACCCACTCCTGAACCTCTGCTCAAGGTGTTTGAGGAGAAGAACAAGATTGTGTCGTCAATAGATGTCAAGAAAAAGCTGAAGAAGGAGCTCAAAACtaaaatgaagaagaaggagaaagacaaGCCGAAAGACAAAGACCGGGAAAAGGATAAGGGCAAGGTAAAAGAGAAGAATAAGGATAAGAACAGGGATAAAAACAAGGAGTTTTCCAAGGAGGCCAAGATGCCCTGGAAGGAGTTTGGGGTGAAGGATGAGGAGCACTTCCTTCAGCGAGACTTTTCTCTGCCCGAGATTTCCATCAAGATGAAATCCAGAGATGGAGATGTTCCtaagaaggagaaggaaaaacacaaagacaaaaagaaggataaagaaaaaagcaaaaaggacAAAGACAAGAGGGAGAAGggcaaagacagaaacaaggaggacaaacagaaacaatctGGCTTAGCTTCTTTTGCTCTGGGTGAAGGCCTACCACTGTTCAGCCCCTCCGCCTGCCTGCGCATGCCCCCCATACTCCCTCCTCTGCCCCCGATGCTCCAGGAGAAAGATGTGAAGAGCAAAGAGAAGGacaagaagaaggacaagaaagagaagaagaaaaagaaggacaAGGAGAAGGATAAGGAGCGAGAGAAGGccaaagaaaaggagagggagaaagaggagaagaggaaagaaaaggagagggaaaaggagaaacgagaaaaggagaaggagaaagagagagagaggattcgATTGGAGAAGGTAACTTTTAAATTTGATTGGGTTTATCTTTTaatctcagtgtttgtttgttacttaGATTGATCTTATTCTTCCCGTTTCTTCAGGTGAAAGTAGAAATTCCAGCTGCTCTACCGTCTCCAGTCATCCCCAGACTGACGCTCAGGGTGGGAGCAGGCCAGGACAAAATGTGAGCAACGAATGAATGAACGAATGTTTCCAGTGATATTTCCTCCATCACCTCTTTGTGACGTTCTCCTTCTTGAACTGCTAAAAGCTGAAAGGCAGTTTTACCATGACATACAAGTGGGGTTTAGTATCACACCTCCAATATTTTTTTGGCGTAGTCTGAAACAATAACTTTAAtaatatcattatattattttagTGCCTTTCAAGCTGCCTGAAGCCGCTTTACTAAGTaagaataaagtgaaatatgCGTATGGCTTCGGCCGGATTTTCTTGTCTGAACCTAACTGGACAGGCattctgtattttctgtccGAATCCAACCCAAACCCGATGCAGTTAATACAAGCTGCATTGAGTTTGTGTTActctgtccctcacacacatggtTATTGCTCGATTTCTCTGATTACATGCACAGTGGCAAAAATCAGGGGAAACCTCACCACTACATAAACCTtcctgcgctctgattggctagcGCTGGCCCAAATCGTCAGCGACTCCGACTACATTTCTAGCAGGTTGGAAATCTGATTGGAGTGAGCAACTCGTTGGTGACCTGTCAGCGAGCCTGTCTATGAGCGTCTATGAACAGTTCACACATCGCGGTTAAATACTGCCAATCTGATTCTTTTGTCTGAGACTTGCAAAACTCATCGGTGACTGGTATATTAGCCTGAAAATCGTGTGGTGTGAACTAGGCTAAAAGCTTGCATCAATGTAAGGTCAGAactgtgttatttatttatttttacttttcttataATATAATTCCTGattcaaatcaaaatgatgCCAGTTTTCTTATTATATAATCAGGCAACGTTGCTTTACTCAATATTGGAAAACTGTTTCTTTCTTCCCATGAAAAGGTTTTGTTGAAAAATGTTAGAATTTTTTGGAATTGTTTATATATGAAGAAAGTATTGTTTTAGTATCTATATTTAAATTCAGGTATAGTATTGGCACTGATAATAATTATATCTTCACACTGACGTGTATTTGTCTCTTTTCATCACCAGAGTTATCAGCAAAGTGGTTCCAAATACAGAATCCAAGACGCCAACACCCAAGACCCCCACTGCCAAGTCTGGACCTGGGAATCGCCCTCGGacgcctccacctcctccaatACTTGTCCCAGTCGCAccccctctgcctccacccGCTTCCCCGCTCCCACTAGCGCCTGCTCCTTCGTCTTTGCTCTCCCTGGCACCCATGCTCTCTCCCACCACTTCCGTCAAACCACCGGTCCGCAGCGTAGTAACTGAGACCGTCAGTACCTACGTGGTGAGTGTTCATGCTCTGGGATTTTTTAAACTTATAATTAATGCAAATGAGAACAGTATTTACACAAAGGGTGTGGTTTgtcttaaaggaatagttcaccaaaaatgtaaaagtcacCACTAtgacgatggaggggtgggtgaagtgtttgagtccacaaaacacttttggagtttcccGGGGTAaacagccaaatccaatacaattgaagtaactggggaccacttcttcaaacttaaaaaaacaacagacatatAATGCCTGCATACTGCTCcagtggtgtcatccaagtgtccggaagccccgacattcaaattcgacttgaaatggcataatttacaccatgtttatAGCCTAAATGTCCAGTGTTATCTTCAGCCCGGAGCCACGTTCTCgcgcacacaagctctcgcctctgtgctctcgcccaaggggcaAGTGACGACATCAGCGAAAACTCCAGTAAATGAATTTCCCCTAAGATTGAAGGGACTACATTGTTAGTTTTTCACTCATGTGCTTTGCAGTCAACATTTTGTCATTAAGCGGTTTGTCGCTAATATTTCTCTTATTGTCTGTATCTATTCTTAGATTCGAGATGAATGGGGAAACCAGATCTGGATTTGTCCTGGATGCAACAAACCTGATGATGGCAGTCCCATGATAGGATGTGATGATTGTGATGATTGGTATCATTGGTAAGAgaaagtttcttttctggcCTGTTCacccatgttgtgtttttataaaagaTCATAGTTTTGCATAGGGGACAATTTAGGTGCCATTATTTACAACCCATAACAATTAGGCCACTGAGTTGTTGTATGGTCAGTaagaaaaaaggtaaataaatgtcagttttaagCCATACTTATTACAAAACAATCAACTATGCATATTTGCtaatgtaaattaaatgataaaacgTCCTTTAAGATTAGTTAATCATATTAATAATCAAGCAGTACAGTTTTACTCATTTACTTAACTGTGTTCGATGGTCGTCCAGGAGGACGTCCATGGAACAGCAGTGAGCGTCTAAGTAAAGATGAGGATAATTCCTGGATAATGAAATAAAGCTTGTCTTTCACTGAAATAGACATGTAAAGGAACATTACAGCCTGGTTGTGGTTCCTCGTTTGTGTTTGCCAGCGACAGCGACGGCCAGATTCCTCTGGCTGGAACTCTTTGGAAATGTTCTACATTTACTGAAACATGAAGATAATTTGGCATTATTGAgctaatttatatatttattatagtcCAATTggttttcaaatatttcacacaGTAAGTAAAGTCACAGATGCAATTCATGTACAAATTTATACAcacaaaatctgaataaaagaTTGATATataataaagaacaaaatgtatATGGTTTAGTACTAAATCAAACTGTCATAATCCAAAAAGAGCAGAATTAGCTGGGTAACATGGTTTCCAAGTGAGGTGTGAAGCATCCACATATGTTTTGGAACAGAGTATTTGTTCGGGGTCTTAAGAAGCCTATGTCAGCTTTTCAATGACCAGTCAAGTTGACGGATGTAACGATTCTGAAACAGACCAAAACAGAATCTGTATCTCGATACATGACGACCGAGCCACAATCCCCCCCACCGCACCACTACAGCTGCATGTGctagtttttcattttgcaatCAACTGTATAGCACCTGTAAATcacaaaattaatatttattaaaagttaGGACacactgcatttattttaaatacagtattaCACATAAcacatgttttactgttttccaAATGCATGTTTCATGTGATTATTTTGGTCCATTTATAATCAAGTGACCAGTTCAACAACATTGTAAGGAATTAGGGATGTGAGGCCAATTCAGATAAGAAATGATGTCCCAGCAACGACTCAAAATCTCTGGTCTGGAGGTCTTGACCagctttaaatatatattttttgcaattCAACTGTAATAGTTATTAACCCTCAAAATGctcataatatttttttaatattgaggGTAACATACTTTAAAGCTTTAGAACAATATGAGCACCATTTCTCAtgtcaaaaagtcaaagtcgCAGTTAAACTTCATCACCCCATTCTCCCTTAATTAGGATCAGTGGCACTTACAGTTTAGGTTCCATAGGCTTCTCATATGACCGAATCAGCATGAAAATCTTATGATCAGCGACAGTGCGACCTAAAAGTGTGATGATCTGACACAGCATGACCCTGTTCTGTAATTCTTTCTGACTGATGCCTGTGCTGTTTCACCTCTAGTAGAAATGTTAAACCAGCAAACTGaactgtctcctcctcttgtccGCTCAGGCCTTGTGTCGGTGTCATGACAGCGCCTCCCGAGGACCAGCAGTGGTTCTGTGTTAAATGTTCCGGCAAGAAGaaggacaaaaaacacaagaaacggaaacacaaactgcattGAGACTATGCAAAAAGCACATATCCTGGACTTTTTTTCGGACTGAAAGCCATCACCGAACACACGTGGCACTGCtgtaaaagaaaggaaaaaaaacaaaaaaaaaatagaaagttTAAAATTTTGGCTGATACTAACTTctgatgattttttaaaatgatgtcaGCCATGATGCATTGTGATTGggtaaggagaaaaaaagactttaaCCAGCACATAATCTCGCCTTCGTTCTCATGTGGGCTCTGTGGGTTTCCCTTATACACGTGTAcgttgtttgattgttttggATGTCCGCTCCTTAGAGATCAAGACAGTTATGTTTGTATGAGGAGACCAGACCACGACAATTTGCATGAGATGAAAACTCAACAAAGCAGAACTAGAGAACAGCGAACATCCAttgtctttatttctgtttccgTCACGTGACCAGAGAACGACCGATCTCGACGTCAACACCTCCCCCTGGTTTTCTGCAGTGTCATTGCAATGTCATGTATATAATGATGATGGCATCAGGCATGTATAAAAGTGTAAATACCAACTTCCAAGCCAAGTGCATTTTGTTCTTAGGATGATTCTGACTTGTTAAATCCATTTCCAGATATTGGTTTTTAACTCAAATTcttttctgtacattttttaaattcaaagtttgtatttttattttttttctttacattgaTTTTTTCCCCCGGGGTTATAATGTAGCCGTGCTTGTAATGTAATTAATTTCTCTGATGCTTCAATATTAAAGATGAACAGTCTGTTTGCTCGCAGACTTTAAGACTTTAAACCTCATTGCCATCGAAACTGTACCTTAAATTGTTTGTCTATTGCTTTTCTGCaccttttgttttatcttttaacacTGACAGAAGTCTCTGCTTTTACCCCACTccccttcttttttcccctcagtagctgtttgtttgcatttgctTTACGAAAATAGATTGAAGATATTTTAACAAACTGAGTTGCGGATGTGGAAATTTGTTCCAggacagtttgttttgtgttgaatcATCTTGATTCTGTGTGCAATTGGTTACAGATCTAGTTCAGGATTCAGTTTGTCCTTCCACACTACACCTACATGAGATATGTGGGACAGTGCGTGAGAACTACATTTCAGAGCATGACTTATTTAAAACTGGATTTTGAGGACCTTATTTACTGTGTCTAAAATATCTCCCGAGCcgtgtgcagctgctgttttttgCCTTTCCCTGAGCGACCACACGGTGTCATTCTTCCTGCACGGTCACTGTGGCACGCTGCCTCTGACATGTGCCGAGAGCACAGCAGGCTTTCGGAACGTGTTTCCCCCACATGCATGTATGAATGTATGCAAGAAATGTAACAGGTGTCTCAGTTGATGCATGTGGAATCTTAAACCCTGCAGTTAGCCCTGAAGGGAAAGCAGCTTGAGACGTGTTGTCCCTCATGAGGGAACCTATAGATGACTGGGACTGTAAAGATGGTTTACAGCCTCTCAGAAGCCTCTTTTAAAGCTCAGATTTCTACAGAGTGAAGTGTGAGATcgttaaaacacatttgtccGAGTTATCACTTATATTTATCATGCAATCTCTTCCAACGGTTttcagaaggaggagtacttgACTGTTACAGGAGCTTTTATTACCGCTCATCTGCTACTTTACATGCTGAACTCTGTATCAGATTGCCTCGTTTCTCTGGCAACAATCAGCAGCCTAGTAGTGCTCACAGGCCTCTCACACCAGAAGCacatcagaaatgtattttggtGCAAAACCATTGAATGATTTataaacaagcagcagcagcaccacaacATGAATTCTTTGGTAGAGCAGTGGTGTTCTGaatgagctgctgctctctgacagAGCAATGAGGAAAAACCTGAGAAACAGCccattcatattttatcatttactgAGGTTAAAGACACAAAGTAGTTTTAATAGATCTTGTTGGGCCATTAATGTTCTTGAGATGGTGAGGGCTGAGTTCTAATATGCTGTTTAGATTAAGATCTGAACCCAGGATTAGTTCAGTTTGTCGACTAGGGCACTAAAATATATTGTATCTATAATAGATCTATAATGATGATGTTTATTACTCAAACTCGGGGTCTagataaaatacaacataaatttaaaatacataaaaccaAGATGACTTCCATTTCATAATCATGTGCCGGCCAATGAATGTATACATGAGATTTCTCAGGACAGATTtggtaaaataatatatatttaaaataataatatttcagttATGTCCTGCTAAGATTTAGGAGGATTGTGGCTCACCAGATCAACCATTGttcaatgcatttatttattgagCATGGTCATTGTctaaataagaataatcctCACACTCTCAGATACAACACATTGAACATATACAGATACCtgatatcattttaatttagaaaGCTCACTTGACTTATTCGCCTTTTAAACTTAAActtcaactctctctctctctctgtctctttgagCGTATGTCACCCAtccatgtgtgtttatgggAATCTACTCATTGTCTGTCAATAACCCGACAttaaagaggaagtggaaaaagtGATGTGCTaccagagaagaaagaggaagtagAATGTCTTCTGCCCATGCAAAAGAAACTGTCATTtcaatgtggtgcagcttttTGCCACATGAAATGCATCCACTCACAAAAAGTAAATTACAGGGGGAAATACAGAATGTTAAATATGTGATAAAGAACTTCATGATAAATTAggtcaaaattaaattaaatctttcTTGAGATCATAAGAATATGAATTCAAGATCAAAAAGGTCACAGATCCATTGAATAGTGTATCTTGTAAAAACACAGACTTCACTCCTGGTTGCAGTggctccctcactccctctgtAGTCACTCATGCTGGTGTCAGATGTCATCTTGTTGTTAGCATGTGCTGGATCATATATGTTTCTGTGCGGTGGTGGTACACAGAGCTCTGGGACTTGtcacattaaagaaaattaaatctttattatcTTACATTGCCTTTTAAGCATGATATAATGCTCAACATGTGCTGCTTATTTACACATACACGGGTGACATGctttaaattgaaaatgacaAACTACTTCTTTACTTTAATGTTAAAACAGTTCTTGACATTTGAGCACGCTACAGTGCACAATGTGCACCCAGTTGtgacagtttcagttttaacccacaaaaacacagactgcATTTGCTCGAGCAGTCAGTCCCCAGGGACCCTAAAAGTGGTAAAAAGGGAAAGCTTTCACTTCTCATGAGACCACCTGCAGGGCTGTTATTTGACTTTTTGCATGACAGGCACAAGTGCAGCATGAGCTAAAAGGCTCCGAGATGTGCACAGGATGTGGCTGCATTCACTTCCTGCTTTTCAGAATCTCCCTGTGTTCTAAGTGCATTTCTTACAGCATTTTCTCACCATGTCTGTTGCACTATTTTACTTCTGTAACCGCTTTTCATATAAATTAACTGTAAAACATTACTGCAGAGGGTTCTCAGTGCTTGTACACAGGCggatcagcagagagagaaaccccCTCTCTGTTACTCTGTGCTCTACATGACGCCTGTGGCACTGACAGATATATTAAGCAGCAACGCATCATATAGAACTGCATTTCaacatcagtgttttaaaatattcatgtcagcagAAAGAAATGTGGGGCAGAAACCAAGAGGATTTGTGCCACGATCGGAGGAAGTGGAGTCCCTTCTTCGCTCAGGCCCTGTCGACTGTTCTGATACCAGGACGCACTGACATGACCCTGTTTCAGATGACTTTCCTACTTAATGTCAGGTTTGCTCTGAAGGGACACAGCACCTATGGGACAGCGAGGCCTAGATTTGATTTCTCCTGGGTTTTGTGCAAAGAATATCGAGACAAATTGCTCTTTCATTTTTAATCGGATGAGATGATGGTGGTGTTTGAAGCGTGTTGGTTATGAGATGATATGTTCACCAGTGATGAGCACGACGGAAAACTATGTGGCTCATGGGATGTAGGCAAATGAGCTTTGCCTAATGCAAATTAACTTTGTCCAAAGCAAATGAATGTGCCTGTTGTCTTTGCCGTAAAAGCTTCTTCACTGTGAACTGAATCCTGCCTTTGGTTGATGGAACAAATTCCTACCCTACATGTTTCTGCAGAATTATAgagctcat comes from the Hippoglossus stenolepis isolate QCI-W04-F060 chromosome 5, HSTE1.2, whole genome shotgun sequence genome and includes:
- the taf3 gene encoding transcription initiation factor TFIID subunit 3; the protein is MCESYARSLLRVSVAQICQALGWDAVQLTACDLLSDVLHRYIQQLARVCHRYSELYGRTDPVLDDVSQAFRLLGVSLSELEDYVHNLEPVAFTHQTPLFPVSKNNVLQFPQPGARDAEERKDYIPDHMPPLVSLQEEEEEEEVLADMGTSAEAMQVALEEDEDEIEEDETVNDENYPLKRHLDSPDAAVGMMPTSKRPRMYPGLSPEWGVEPREPLTSLNPQRVPPGILPSHDSLDPLSPETPSGALPPFRPQPVVPKHSDQKGLTTPGRKPKVSSPGRQRTKSPKGGIPVSVGGSPIHSPKASKERKKSPGRTKSPKSPKSPKMSSVKASQPPSKTDVVHKLPLSALSERMGKENIHMRQNIEDRELAEGPFKKLEPDNTAIDDSIDAVIARACAEREPDPFAFSSGSDSDSNGFSSPRRLTIMEPSTPKVLMGASNAITDTSTPLHLQTHPGLGNWTMDDSINEVIRKVNQGGPSAQPPNQGVYVSSGSASPPTPEPLLKVFEEKNKIVSSIDVKKKLKKELKTKMKKKEKDKPKDKDREKDKGKVKEKNKDKNRDKNKEFSKEAKMPWKEFGVKDEEHFLQRDFSLPEISIKMKSRDGDVPKKEKEKHKDKKKDKEKSKKDKDKREKGKDRNKEDKQKQSGLASFALGEGLPLFSPSACLRMPPILPPLPPMLQEKDVKSKEKDKKKDKKEKKKKKDKEKDKEREKAKEKEREKEEKRKEKEREKEKREKEKEKERERIRLEKVKVEIPAALPSPVIPRLTLRVGAGQDKIVISKVVPNTESKTPTPKTPTAKSGPGNRPRTPPPPPILVPVAPPLPPPASPLPLAPAPSSLLSLAPMLSPTTSVKPPVRSVVTETVSTYVIRDEWGNQIWICPGCNKPDDGSPMIGCDDCDDWYHWPCVGVMTAPPEDQQWFCVKCSGKKKDKKHKKRKHKLH